The proteins below come from a single Halomonas binhaiensis genomic window:
- the deoD gene encoding purine-nucleoside phosphorylase, which produces MATPHIKAERGDFADTVLMPGDPLRAKYIAETFLDDARLVTDVRNMYGYTGSYRGRQVSVMGHGMGIPSVSIYAKELITEYDVKRLIRVGSCGAVRDDVKVRDIIIGLGASTDSGVNRSRFRGLDFAAIADFEMTRHAVDAANEQGVAVKVGNIFSADLFYHPDPALIDTLRQYGIVGVEMEAAGLYGVAAEFGARATTICTVSDHIVHGDSLSSDDRATTFDDMMKVALESVLRDDQASRDGKQE; this is translated from the coding sequence ATGGCAACTCCCCACATCAAGGCTGAACGCGGCGACTTCGCCGATACCGTGCTGATGCCTGGCGACCCGTTGCGCGCCAAGTACATCGCCGAAACCTTTCTCGATGATGCTCGCCTGGTCACCGATGTCCGCAACATGTATGGCTACACCGGCAGCTATCGCGGTCGCCAGGTCTCTGTCATGGGACATGGCATGGGCATTCCATCGGTTTCCATCTATGCCAAGGAACTGATCACCGAATACGACGTCAAGCGCCTGATCCGTGTCGGCTCTTGTGGTGCGGTGCGTGATGACGTCAAGGTCCGCGATATCATTATCGGTCTTGGCGCCAGCACCGATTCCGGGGTCAACCGCTCTCGTTTCCGCGGCCTGGACTTCGCGGCCATTGCCGATTTCGAGATGACTCGCCATGCAGTGGATGCCGCCAACGAGCAAGGCGTGGCGGTGAAAGTCGGCAACATCTTCTCTGCTGACCTCTTCTACCACCCCGATCCCGCATTGATCGATACTCTGCGTCAGTACGGCATTGTCGGAGTGGAGATGGAAGCGGCCGGACTGTATGGCGTGGCGGCTGAATTCGGCGCTCGGGCCACCACCATCTGCACCGTGTCGGATCACATCGTCCATGGTGATTCGCTTTCCAGCGACGACCGTGCCACTACCTTCGACGACATGATGAAAGTCGCTCTGGAGTCGGTACTGCGCGATGATCAGGCGTCTCGCGACGGTAAGCAGGAGTGA
- a CDS encoding cytidine deaminase, with translation MNEHIDTDIIATLVAVRSRAYVPYSGHPVGAVLISESGKRYTGANVEVAHYKGLCAEASAIAAMVSAGERRLAEVYVIGPGEHLCTPCGDCRQRLREFATPETVIRVVDAHGKLLKRYSMDELLPDSFGPENLGKDSSMHH, from the coding sequence ATGAACGAGCATATCGACACCGATATCATCGCCACGCTTGTCGCAGTACGCAGCCGGGCCTATGTGCCCTATTCCGGCCATCCTGTGGGTGCCGTGCTGATAAGCGAGTCGGGAAAGCGCTATACCGGTGCCAATGTGGAAGTTGCCCATTACAAGGGGCTCTGCGCTGAGGCATCCGCCATCGCTGCCATGGTCAGCGCAGGTGAACGCCGCTTGGCTGAAGTCTATGTCATCGGCCCCGGCGAGCACCTGTGCACACCATGCGGCGACTGCCGCCAGCGCCTGCGTGAATTCGCCACCCCGGAGACAGTGATTCGCGTGGTCGATGCCCATGGCAAGCTGCTCAAGCGCTATAGCATGGATGAACTACTGCCGGACTCTTTTGGCCCCGAGAATCTCGGCAAGGACTCGTCAATGCACCATTGA
- a CDS encoding mechanosensitive ion channel family protein — MRTDWLAEHAIQAMQWLGVVMLAMMLALPVQAQSLGLSALKSSSPDQPSAQELQQSLDTLISTLEDDQSRTQLVETLKSLRSANQVSADEHSTSEGLLGALAETVSELGNQADGGDSPWAQWKSRLTQGWHSTIDKVVAADGGEIVRFLIEFSVLLSAWVGMVVGLIALGRLIGKHYGWPMDLPREPKAWLLAVHFLRRMLPWALGFLAALGVAQLASEFHGRTAVLLIAYAALCGRTLSVVVETVLSVFTRGHRYTAVHILQQKALRPLFVIGALIALGDAFQTARLTEQLGLDLASLASVLANTLAALLSLRFILRFKRPIGHLIRHRHYIHRRDSGSHAEVIRVVGQLWHIPALLIVGASLVSIFVTGGDVGTALARSIINSALLVLTLVMTALLRRQRERHERTHKRYRHNSEYLRRLERFAYTLAHVLAWLVFAELSMQVWGGSLVGIGSEGVASGRLGHAVLAIAFTVLLAWLAWIFVDTAIQSSLTSPSRSRGRRVNQARAQTITPMIRNVMFATIVIIAAIVGLANIGVNVTPLLAGAGVIGLAVGFGAQTLVQDLITGIFILIEDSLAVDDFVRINNYMGTVEGLTLRTVRLRDLDGIVHIITFSRIESIHNMSRQFGIALMKIRIPYDMPIDDATSLMQETAKDLRQDPMMRHHIWSPLEMQGVDRFEDGCAILRMRFRTAPEMQWDVSRAFNMLLKRRMEEMGVHLGAPRLSVSMEGLGGGRLDGTTQPGEPDHQRRDASGRKPGEAGVADPLHQTSSSGGAPDPA; from the coding sequence ATGCGGACAGACTGGTTGGCTGAACATGCGATCCAGGCCATGCAATGGCTGGGGGTGGTAATGCTGGCAATGATGTTGGCATTGCCTGTGCAGGCACAGAGCCTGGGCTTGAGCGCACTCAAGAGTTCATCGCCAGATCAGCCTTCTGCGCAGGAACTGCAGCAATCCCTGGATACGCTGATCAGTACTCTGGAAGACGATCAGAGCCGGACACAATTGGTCGAGACACTGAAATCATTACGCAGTGCCAATCAGGTTTCGGCGGATGAGCACTCGACCTCAGAGGGGTTGCTCGGCGCCTTGGCCGAAACGGTCAGTGAGTTGGGAAACCAGGCCGATGGCGGAGATTCCCCCTGGGCGCAATGGAAATCCCGATTGACTCAAGGGTGGCACAGCACCATCGATAAGGTAGTGGCGGCCGATGGCGGAGAGATCGTACGCTTTCTCATTGAATTCAGTGTGTTGCTGAGTGCCTGGGTGGGTATGGTGGTTGGCCTGATTGCTCTGGGACGCTTGATCGGCAAGCACTATGGATGGCCGATGGACCTGCCCAGAGAACCCAAGGCCTGGCTGTTGGCTGTCCATTTCCTGCGTCGCATGCTGCCCTGGGCACTAGGGTTTCTGGCTGCGCTAGGGGTGGCCCAGTTGGCGTCAGAATTCCATGGCCGTACGGCGGTGCTGCTGATTGCTTACGCTGCTTTGTGCGGGCGTACGCTGTCAGTCGTCGTGGAAACCGTGCTTTCGGTATTCACGCGTGGGCACCGTTATACAGCGGTCCATATCCTGCAGCAGAAAGCCTTGCGTCCGCTGTTTGTGATAGGTGCCCTGATTGCCTTGGGAGATGCCTTTCAGACTGCGCGCCTGACCGAACAGCTAGGCCTGGATCTGGCGTCATTGGCCTCGGTGCTGGCCAATACCCTGGCCGCTTTGCTGTCGCTTCGCTTCATCTTGCGTTTCAAACGCCCGATTGGTCACCTGATCCGGCATCGACATTATATCCACCGTCGGGATAGCGGCAGTCATGCTGAAGTCATCCGGGTGGTTGGGCAGTTATGGCATATTCCGGCATTGTTGATTGTCGGCGCTTCCCTGGTATCCATTTTTGTCACTGGAGGGGATGTCGGTACGGCATTGGCTCGCTCGATCATCAATTCGGCCCTGCTGGTATTGACGCTGGTGATGACAGCCTTGTTACGGCGTCAGCGCGAGCGCCATGAGCGAACGCACAAGCGCTACCGCCACAACAGTGAGTACCTGCGCCGTCTGGAGCGCTTCGCGTATACGCTTGCCCATGTGCTGGCCTGGCTGGTGTTCGCGGAGTTGTCCATGCAGGTCTGGGGTGGCTCTCTGGTGGGCATCGGTAGTGAAGGGGTGGCAAGTGGACGTCTCGGGCATGCGGTGCTGGCGATTGCCTTTACCGTATTGCTGGCCTGGCTGGCATGGATCTTTGTGGATACTGCCATTCAGAGCTCCTTGACTTCCCCGTCTCGTTCTCGTGGCCGGCGTGTCAATCAGGCCAGGGCTCAGACGATCACCCCGATGATCCGTAATGTGATGTTTGCCACCATTGTGATCATCGCTGCCATTGTCGGTCTGGCCAACATCGGCGTGAATGTGACACCGCTGCTGGCGGGGGCGGGTGTGATCGGACTGGCGGTGGGGTTTGGGGCCCAGACTCTGGTTCAGGATCTGATCACGGGCATCTTCATCCTGATCGAGGACTCCCTGGCGGTGGATGACTTCGTCAGGATCAATAATTACATGGGTACGGTCGAAGGCCTGACGCTGCGCACCGTGCGGCTGCGCGACCTGGATGGCATCGTGCATATCATCACCTTCTCGCGTATCGAATCGATCCATAACATGTCGCGTCAGTTTGGTATTGCGCTGATGAAGATTCGTATTCCCTATGACATGCCTATCGACGATGCGACGAGCCTGATGCAGGAGACTGCCAAGGATCTGCGTCAGGACCCCATGATGCGCCACCATATCTGGTCGCCGCTGGAGATGCAGGGGGTTGATCGGTTCGAGGATGGTTGCGCCATTCTGCGTATGCGTTTCCGGACCGCACCCGAGATGCAGTGGGATGTATCCCGCGCCTTCAACATGCTGCTCAAGCGACGCATGGAAGAGATGGGGGTTCATCTTGGAGCACCACGCCTTAGCGTGAGCATGGAAGGCCTGGGAGGGGGGCGCCTGGATGGTACTACCCAGCCTGGAGAGCCGGATCATCAGCGTCGCGATGCCAGCGGCCGCAAGCCTGGAGAAGCCGGAGTTGCGGACCCTTTGCACCAGACCAGTTCGAGTGGTGGTGCTCCAGATCCCGCGTGA
- a CDS encoding aldo/keto reductase, with amino-acid sequence MTISQVRIGHGPDSAEVPAIGQGTWHMGEDRRSHSDEVKALQHGLDLGLSLIDTAEMYADGGAEEVVGEAMKGRRDEVFLVSKVYPWNAGRDSAIRACEASLKRLGTDHVDLYLLHWPGGIPLAETLEAFERLADSGKIRHFGVSNFDIDEMQALAALPGAAEACTVNQVLYHLASRGIEVALRPWMQQHQMPIMAYCPLAQAGSYGSNPLHDPSIIQLAAELSLTPAQLLLAWVTRKTNDCRDVIAIPKATSLAHVADNAKALEIDLDMDTLTRLDEWFPAPSRKVPLDIV; translated from the coding sequence ATGACGATTTCCCAGGTACGTATCGGGCATGGGCCAGACAGCGCAGAGGTTCCCGCCATCGGTCAAGGCACCTGGCACATGGGTGAAGACCGCCGTTCCCATAGTGACGAGGTAAAGGCCTTGCAGCATGGGCTCGATCTGGGCCTAAGCCTGATCGACACAGCGGAAATGTACGCAGATGGCGGTGCTGAAGAGGTGGTGGGGGAAGCCATGAAAGGGCGCCGTGACGAGGTGTTTCTCGTCTCCAAGGTGTACCCCTGGAACGCTGGCCGCGATAGCGCCATCCGCGCCTGCGAGGCAAGCCTGAAGCGCCTGGGCACTGACCATGTGGACCTCTATCTACTGCACTGGCCCGGCGGCATTCCTTTGGCAGAAACCCTTGAAGCCTTCGAGCGCCTGGCCGACAGTGGCAAGATTCGCCACTTTGGTGTCTCCAATTTTGACATCGACGAGATGCAGGCTCTGGCAGCACTGCCTGGCGCAGCTGAAGCATGCACCGTCAATCAGGTGCTCTACCATCTGGCATCCCGAGGCATCGAAGTGGCATTGCGCCCCTGGATGCAACAGCATCAGATGCCAATCATGGCCTATTGCCCCCTGGCACAAGCTGGTAGTTATGGCAGCAACCCATTACATGATCCATCCATCATCCAATTGGCAGCAGAGCTTTCCCTCACCCCTGCCCAACTATTGCTGGCCTGGGTGACTCGCAAGACCAATGACTGCCGAGATGTCATCGCCATCCCCAAGGCCACGTCACTCGCCCATGTGGCAGATAACGCCAAGGCTCTGGAAATCGATCTGGACATGGATACGCTCACGCGGCTCGATGAATGGTTCCCGGCACCGTCACGCAAGGTGCCCCTGGATATCGTTTAA